A portion of the Nomia melanderi isolate GNS246 chromosome 2, iyNomMela1, whole genome shotgun sequence genome contains these proteins:
- the LOC116426040 gene encoding coiled-coil-helix-coiled-coil-helix domain-containing protein 7, giving the protein MSTVTLQSVNKTTYAEIEHKLKRDQNINNPCLKEHELALNCLTNNQDLMKRCVLYFENYRNCKTFWNDVMKDRKSRGIEPQLPVPEEREKVKAEYLKIYS; this is encoded by the exons ATGAGTACAGTAACTCTTCAGAGCGTTAATAAGACGACATATGCTGAAATAGAGCATAAGCTGAAACGTGATCAAAACATCAACAACCCTTGCCTAAAG GAACATGAATTGGCTTTAAACTGCCTTACGAATAACCAGGATTTAATGAAGAGATGTGTgctgtattttgaaaattacaggAATTGCAAGACCTTTTGG aacGATGTTATGAAAGATCGGAAATCACGAGGTATTGAACCACAACTTCCTGTAcctgaagaaagagaaaaagtaaaAGCAGAATATCTAAAGATATacagttaa
- the LOC116426036 gene encoding uncharacterized protein LOC116426036 isoform X1 gives MKRRQRRPVLELNQTQAGSHGDHVQNKRKQTNLEYPGQNVPGNPLANLLCHYNSDSDTEDPKKDVCKLDDQVNNFLKEIQLIAPKQPIANEFNNAALTTNSNTQLSHHTNQQASMWRECLDESSGYPYYWHIETNEVTWEMPEELRYMKNNVKTSSVMKPHSMQDSHWVDFSSVAYQSHENIPEGMIPREVVARNRNRYIRNETAKKQEPPTDQDTTNTSDTMDNESDDGKIEMITSYGSEESDSDSADENHSKSEAPPTSTSESVSTNSTTKPKDIFSSSTSTRHPQMLKASQNLDQDTEEPVENSRTEVLDSKLVEEKDAKYSKNQVQEPQECIERVATDSRTVRDCKTAVANDGSSKSNPGSDFDFRVSLVPGYDEDSDPEEEPEVRQERKALFPIPQTENTMEGSSLKVHRVPDNGDSSVVNSEKRNVQELENEVTSEKTESGEEVSSKPEDDGQKANKFLDNLHGRSKFFQRKKRIAFEVPSTKKKPVDKDETVKPEIDAQQEETNTSDSVDRTDEVHADPQEEQTTVITEDKPEDVADHITEPSKLEEEATTPSETTGDSKEDEGEVALLSQIILEKLKFLSEGKPTVSPVQMMSIQLQTLFVAWEGGCLEKSYLRRWLTDTSHELERLEQDAAPPGWLCQWDRSHKRYYYQNTATGVTQWIYPDTGIAGGAEEMEICSTPPPMEQEEMIATAAEEEGLKSKPKKPQEGSDTSQDVTISRNPDVEAPPPPQISNPSPPPPPRIYGNDMKKDKRKRDKGSDALDSKKQRVGEEGTVITEVSQLENPAISSLSNPATSLSPQATTLANIANVANVTSVTNVEPLPPGVDLTEAPYELPATALKRIIYSAVQPQGTALYDATARDPAVPILSHPAAIVQEHYLQYPAYQHLHSPAALVLPHKHGVQPAIQIIPDYTPIYTNHKVIEKPPIKTAKESLVSALDSFYNDIARIENSRTEKVPQRQDIVTTESSLPVEEAKVDMELETLHVDAAMKEKKKKKARIGISKKHKEVSSMVAKWQKVQQNFENT, from the exons ATGAAGCGGCGTCAAAGAAGACCTGTCTTAGAACTTAATCAAACACAAGCTGGCTCTCACGGGGATCATGTGCAGA ATAAACGGAAACAAACAAATCTTGAATACCCTGGACAAAATGTACCTGGAAACCCATTGGCAAATTTACTTTGCCACTATAATTCAGATAGTGACACTGAGGATCCAAAGAAAGATGTTTGTAAGTTAGATGATCAAGTGAACAACTTCCTCAAG GAAATACAACTTATTGCTCCAAAACAACCCATTGCAAATGAATTCAATAATGCTGCCTTAACAACAAATTCCAATACACAGTTATCACATCACACTAATCAACAAGCATCAA TGTGGCGCGAGTGCTTAGATGAATCTTCCGGTTACCCATACTATTGGCACATAGAGACCAATGAGGTAACCTGGGAGATGCCAGAGGAATTACGGTACATGAAGAATAATGTTAAGACCAGCTCTGTGATGAAACCTCATTCAATGCAAGACTCTCATTGGGTTGACTTCTCGTCGGTTGCAT ACCAATCACACGAAAACATACCGGAAGGTATGATACCAAGAGAAGTAGTGGCTCGGAATCGTAACAGATATATTCGCAACGAGACAGCTAAAAAACAGGAACCGCCAACTGACCAAGATACCACGAACACGTCCGATACGATGGATAACGAGTCCGATGACGG aaaaatagaaatgataaCATCGTACGGGTCTGAAGAGAGTGACTCTGACTCAGCAGACGAAAATCACTCGAAATCAGAAGCGCCTCCAACATCCACAAGTGAATCTGTCAGTACAAACTCAACGACAAAGCCGAAAGATATATTTTCCTCGTCGACATCTACGAGACATCCGCAAATGCTGAAGGCATCTCAGAACTTGGACCAAGACACCGAAGAGCCTGTGGAGAATTCAAGAACAGAAGTGTTAGATTCAAAGTTAGTTGAAGAAAAGGATGCAAAGTACTCGAAGAACCAAGTGCAAGAACCTCAAGAGTGCATAGAGAGAGTTGCTACTGACAGTCGAACCGTTAGGGACTGTAAGACAGCGGTAGCTAACGATGGCAGTAGTAAAAGCAACCCTGGTTCTGATTTTGACTTCAGAGTGTCTTTGGTACCTGGCTATGACGAGGATTCTGACCCTGAAGAGGAACCTGAAGTCAGGCAGGAGAGAAAAGCTTTGTTCCCTATCCCTCAGACAGAGAACACTATGGAGGGTTCAAGTTTAAAGGTTCATCGAGTACCAGATAACGGTGACAGCAGCGTCGTGAACAGTGAGAAAAGAAATGTTCAGGAACTGGAGAACGAGGTTACTTCTGAGAAGACAGAGAGTGGTGAGGAGGTATCTTCAAAACCAGAGGACGATGGGCAAAAGGCAAATAAGTTCTTGGACAACTTGCACGGCAGGAGTAAGTTCTTCCAGAGAAAGAAGCGTATCGCGTTTGAAG TTCCGTCCACGAAAAAAAAACCAGTAGACAAGGATGAGACTGTCAAACCAGAAATCGATGCGCAACAAGAGGAAACGAACACGTCTGACAGCGTTGACCGTACCGATGAGGTACACGCTGATCCCCAAGAGGAGCAAACTACTGTGATAACAGAAGATAAACCGGAAGACGTCGCGGATCATATCACGGAGCCGAGCAAACTTGAAGAAGAGGCTACCACACCGTCCGAGACGACCGGTGATTCAAAAGAAGACGAAGGAGAAGTTGCACTGTTGTCGCAGATCATTCTCGAGAAACTGAAGTTTTTGTCCGAAGGGAAACCAACCGTGTCTCCTGTTCAGATGATGTCTATCCAGTTACAG ACATTGTTTGTCGCATGGGAAGGAGGTTGCTTAGAAAAGAGTTACTTGCGTAGGTGGTTGACTGACACCAGTCACGAACTGGAACGATTGGAACAAGACGCGGCACCGCCTGGATGGCTTTGTCAGTGGGATAG GTCGCATAAACGATATTATTACCAGAACACTGCCACCGGAGTAACCCAATGGATCTATCCGGATACTGGCATCGCTGGTGGCGCAGAGGAAATGGAAATTTGCTCGACGCCTCCACCAATGGAACAGGAAGAGATGATTGCCACAG CAGCAGAAGAGGAAGGACTGAAGTCGAAACCAAAGAAACCGCAAGAAGGTAGCGATACGAGTCAAGATGTAACAATTTCAAGGAACCCTGACGTGGAAGCTCCTCCACCGCCACAGATTTCGAATCCAAGCCCACCTCCACCACCAAGAATATATGGAAATGATATGAAGAAGGACAAAAGAAAACGGGACAAAGGCAGTGATGCCTTGGACAGTAAAAAGCAACGAGTAGGAGAAG AAGGGACAGTAATCACAGAAGTCAGCCAACTAGAGAACCCTGCCATATCTTCTCTGTCTAATCCTGCAACGTCTCTGTCACCTCAAGCTACCACCCTCGCAAACATAGCCAATGTAGCTAATGTGACTAGTGTGACAAATGTGGAACCCTTACCACCTGGTGTGGATTTAACGGAAGCGCCTTATGAATTGCCAGCAACCGCTTTGAAAAGGATTATATACAGTGCTGTGCAGCCTCAAGGTACTGCACTGTATGATGCCACTGCAAGAGATCCAGCAGTTCCCATTCTGAGTCATCCAGCAGCCATTGTTCAAGAACATTATCTTCAGTATCCAGCATACCAACACTTACATTCT CCGGCAGCCTTAGTACTTCCGCATAAACATGGCGTGCAGCCAGCAATTCAAATTATACCGGATTACACGCCGATATACACGAACCACAAGGTGATCGAAAAGCCACCAATTAAAACAGCCAAAGAATCCTTGGTGTCTGCTCTGGATTCATTTTACAACGACATCGCTCGCATAGAGAACAGTAGGACCGAGAAAGTCCCGCAAAGGCAGGACATAGTAACAACAGAGTCATCTTTACCTGTGGAGGAGGCAAAAGTCGACATGGAACTGGAAACTTTGCATGTTGATGCGGCCatgaaggaaaagaagaagaagaag gcAAGGATTGGTATCAGCAAGAAACACAAGGAAGTGTCCAGTATGGTAGCTAAATGGCAAAAAGTACAACAAAACTTTGAGAATACTTAA
- the LOC116426039 gene encoding ethanolaminephosphotransferase 1 isoform X3 — MHPFWDKVVQYCPKWVAPNVLTFSGFLFTVLNFTMFASYDYYLYASSDDKPQYPPIPRWVFALGAFNVFMGHTLDGIDGKQARRTQTSGPLGELFDHGLDSWTTMWITVCMYSVFGRTDHSVSPLRMYFILWSVFINFYLTHWEKYNTGVLFLPWGYDISMVGTTTVFIISSIGGHETWKFMLPGEISVGVMFEIALYVTAILTSLPVVLWNIYKSYRDKTGKMRTFLDAIRPLIPLSILFAISTIWVMHSPSNIVEKDPRIVFLTVGTIFSNICCRLIVSQMTNVRCEIFSWILLPVGVAAAFSYILPSTDLAFTYVVAIISLLAHIHYGTCVVRQMCRHFRIHTFRIKDRVD; from the exons ATGCACCCATTTTGGGACAAAGTAGTGCAG taTTGTCCAAAATGGGTTGCCCCGAATGTGTTAACTTTCTCTGGATTTCTTTTCACCGTTCTGAACTTCACAATGTTTGCAAGttatgattattatttgtatGCATCCAGCGATGATAAACCACAATATCCACCTATACCAAGATGGGTTTTTGCATTGGGAGCATTTAATGTTTTTATGGGACACACACTTG ATGGTATAGATGGAAAGCAAGCAAGGCGGACACAGACATCTGGTCCCTTAGGGGAATTGTTTGACCATGGACTAGATAGTTGGACAACAATGTGGATTACTGTGTGTATGTACTCTGTATTTGGTAGGACAGATCATAGTGTGTCCCCATTGAGAATGTACTTCATATTATGGAGTGTGTTTATAAACTTCTATCTGACTCATTGGGAAAAGTATAATACTGGTGTACTGTTCCTTCCATGGGGCTATGATATATCTATGGTA GGTACTACTACAGTGTTTATTATATCAAGTATAGGAGGACACGAGACATGGAAGTTCATGCTGCCTGGTGAGATATCTGTGGGAGTGATGTTCGAAATTGCACTCTATGTCACGGCAATTCTGACCAGTTTACCCGTGGTGCTTTGGAATATATATAA ATCATATAGGGACAAGACTGGTAAAATGAGGACATTCTTAGATGCCATAAGACCTTTGATACCGTTAAGCATACTTTTCGCAATCTCGACAATTTGGGTGATGCACTCACCTAGCAATATAGTGGAGAAAGATCCCAGAATCGTTTTTCTGACTGTTGGAACTATCTTCTCCAATATATGT TGTCGATTAATTGTGTCACAAATGACCAATGTCAGATGCGAAATATTCTCTTGGATACTGCTGCCTGTAGGAGTAGCAGCAGCCTTCTCTTATATCCTACCTAGCACAGATCTGGCATTCACATACGTAGTAGCAATAATTTCGCTGCTTGCTCATATTCATTATGGCACTTGTGTG GTGCGCCAGATGTGTCGCCACTTCCGCATTCATACGTTCCGTATCAAGGACCGCGTCGATTGA
- the COX7C gene encoding cytochrome c oxidase subunit 7C — MFSRHVRSFVTSAIRRSEHPPEPGLFVPFSLKNKYKITAIFIIFFGSGFAAPFVILRHQMLK; from the exons ATGTTCTCGAGACACGTAAGGAGTTTCGTAACCAGTGCAATAAGGCGCTCTGAACACCCACCAGAGCCTGGCTTA TTCGTTCCCTTCTCgctcaaaaataaatataagataactgcaattttcattatattctttGGAAGTGGATTCGCTGCACCATTCGTGATCCTTCGTCACCAGATGTTGAAGTAG
- the LOC116426039 gene encoding ethanolaminephosphotransferase 1 isoform X2, giving the protein MYRKLGLEVQYLTDQHLAGFESYKYSCVDTSPLSVYIMHPFWDKVVQYCPKWVAPNVLTFSGFLFTVLNFTMFASYDYYLYASSDDKPQYPPIPRWVFALGAFNVFMGHTLDGIDGKQARRTQTSGPLGELFDHGLDSWTTMWITVCMYSVFGRTDHSVSPLRMYFILWSVFINFYLTHWEKYNTGVLFLPWGYDISMVGTTTVFIISSIGGHETWKFMLPGEISVGVMFEIALYVTAILTSLPVVLWNIYKSYRDKTGKMRTFLDAIRPLIPLSILFAISTIWVMHSPSNIVEKDPRIVFLTVGTIFSNICCRLIVSQMTNVRCEIFSWILLPVGVAAAFSYILPSTDLAFTYVVAIISLLAHIHYGTCVVRQMCRHFRIHTFRIKDRVD; this is encoded by the exons ATGTACCGGAAACTGGGCCTTGAGGTCCAATATTTAACGGACCAACACCTGGCCGGCTTCGAGAGCTACAAG TACAGCTGTGTGGATACAAGCCCCCTTAGTGTGTATATTATGCACCCATTTTGGGACAAAGTAGTGCAG taTTGTCCAAAATGGGTTGCCCCGAATGTGTTAACTTTCTCTGGATTTCTTTTCACCGTTCTGAACTTCACAATGTTTGCAAGttatgattattatttgtatGCATCCAGCGATGATAAACCACAATATCCACCTATACCAAGATGGGTTTTTGCATTGGGAGCATTTAATGTTTTTATGGGACACACACTTG ATGGTATAGATGGAAAGCAAGCAAGGCGGACACAGACATCTGGTCCCTTAGGGGAATTGTTTGACCATGGACTAGATAGTTGGACAACAATGTGGATTACTGTGTGTATGTACTCTGTATTTGGTAGGACAGATCATAGTGTGTCCCCATTGAGAATGTACTTCATATTATGGAGTGTGTTTATAAACTTCTATCTGACTCATTGGGAAAAGTATAATACTGGTGTACTGTTCCTTCCATGGGGCTATGATATATCTATGGTA GGTACTACTACAGTGTTTATTATATCAAGTATAGGAGGACACGAGACATGGAAGTTCATGCTGCCTGGTGAGATATCTGTGGGAGTGATGTTCGAAATTGCACTCTATGTCACGGCAATTCTGACCAGTTTACCCGTGGTGCTTTGGAATATATATAA ATCATATAGGGACAAGACTGGTAAAATGAGGACATTCTTAGATGCCATAAGACCTTTGATACCGTTAAGCATACTTTTCGCAATCTCGACAATTTGGGTGATGCACTCACCTAGCAATATAGTGGAGAAAGATCCCAGAATCGTTTTTCTGACTGTTGGAACTATCTTCTCCAATATATGT TGTCGATTAATTGTGTCACAAATGACCAATGTCAGATGCGAAATATTCTCTTGGATACTGCTGCCTGTAGGAGTAGCAGCAGCCTTCTCTTATATCCTACCTAGCACAGATCTGGCATTCACATACGTAGTAGCAATAATTTCGCTGCTTGCTCATATTCATTATGGCACTTGTGTG GTGCGCCAGATGTGTCGCCACTTCCGCATTCATACGTTCCGTATCAAGGACCGCGTCGATTGA
- the LOC116426039 gene encoding ethanolaminephosphotransferase 1 isoform X1, with protein sequence MMQAVLSCSMYLIYIELSCVTQALVIMRVLNCVDTSPLSVYIMHPFWDKVVQYCPKWVAPNVLTFSGFLFTVLNFTMFASYDYYLYASSDDKPQYPPIPRWVFALGAFNVFMGHTLDGIDGKQARRTQTSGPLGELFDHGLDSWTTMWITVCMYSVFGRTDHSVSPLRMYFILWSVFINFYLTHWEKYNTGVLFLPWGYDISMVGTTTVFIISSIGGHETWKFMLPGEISVGVMFEIALYVTAILTSLPVVLWNIYKSYRDKTGKMRTFLDAIRPLIPLSILFAISTIWVMHSPSNIVEKDPRIVFLTVGTIFSNICCRLIVSQMTNVRCEIFSWILLPVGVAAAFSYILPSTDLAFTYVVAIISLLAHIHYGTCVVRQMCRHFRIHTFRIKDRVD encoded by the exons ATGATGCAAGCAGTATTATCTTGTTCAATGTATCTCATTTACATTGAATTGTCTTGTGTTACCCAAGCGTTGGTGATAATGCGAGTTTTAAA CTGTGTGGATACAAGCCCCCTTAGTGTGTATATTATGCACCCATTTTGGGACAAAGTAGTGCAG taTTGTCCAAAATGGGTTGCCCCGAATGTGTTAACTTTCTCTGGATTTCTTTTCACCGTTCTGAACTTCACAATGTTTGCAAGttatgattattatttgtatGCATCCAGCGATGATAAACCACAATATCCACCTATACCAAGATGGGTTTTTGCATTGGGAGCATTTAATGTTTTTATGGGACACACACTTG ATGGTATAGATGGAAAGCAAGCAAGGCGGACACAGACATCTGGTCCCTTAGGGGAATTGTTTGACCATGGACTAGATAGTTGGACAACAATGTGGATTACTGTGTGTATGTACTCTGTATTTGGTAGGACAGATCATAGTGTGTCCCCATTGAGAATGTACTTCATATTATGGAGTGTGTTTATAAACTTCTATCTGACTCATTGGGAAAAGTATAATACTGGTGTACTGTTCCTTCCATGGGGCTATGATATATCTATGGTA GGTACTACTACAGTGTTTATTATATCAAGTATAGGAGGACACGAGACATGGAAGTTCATGCTGCCTGGTGAGATATCTGTGGGAGTGATGTTCGAAATTGCACTCTATGTCACGGCAATTCTGACCAGTTTACCCGTGGTGCTTTGGAATATATATAA ATCATATAGGGACAAGACTGGTAAAATGAGGACATTCTTAGATGCCATAAGACCTTTGATACCGTTAAGCATACTTTTCGCAATCTCGACAATTTGGGTGATGCACTCACCTAGCAATATAGTGGAGAAAGATCCCAGAATCGTTTTTCTGACTGTTGGAACTATCTTCTCCAATATATGT TGTCGATTAATTGTGTCACAAATGACCAATGTCAGATGCGAAATATTCTCTTGGATACTGCTGCCTGTAGGAGTAGCAGCAGCCTTCTCTTATATCCTACCTAGCACAGATCTGGCATTCACATACGTAGTAGCAATAATTTCGCTGCTTGCTCATATTCATTATGGCACTTGTGTG GTGCGCCAGATGTGTCGCCACTTCCGCATTCATACGTTCCGTATCAAGGACCGCGTCGATTGA
- the LOC116426036 gene encoding uncharacterized protein LOC116426036 isoform X2 encodes MKRRQRRPVLELNQTQAGSHGDHVQNKRKQTNLEYPGQNVPGNPLANLLCHYNSDSDTEDPKKDVCKLDDQVNNFLKEIQLIAPKQPIANEFNNAALTTNSNTQLSHHTNQQASMWRECLDESSGYPYYWHIETNEVTWEMPEELRYMKNNVKTSSVMKPHSMQDSHWVDFSSVAYQSHENIPEGMIPREVVARNRNRYIRNETAKKQEPPTDQDTTNTSDTMDNESDDGKIEMITSYGSEESDSDSADENHSKSEAPPTSTSESVSTNSTTKPKDIFSSSTSTRHPQMLKASQNLDQDTEEPVENSRTEVLDSKLVEEKDAKYSKNQVQEPQECIERVATDSRTVRDCKTAVANDGSSKSNPGSDFDFRVSLVPGYDEDSDPEEEPEVRQERKALFPIPQTENTMEGSSLKVHRVPDNGDSSVVNSEKRNVQELENEVTSEKTESGEEVSSKPEDDGQKANKFLDNLHGRSKFFQRKKRIAFEVPSTKKKPVDKDETVKPEIDAQQEETNTSDSVDRTDEVHADPQEEQTTVITEDKPEDVADHITEPSKLEEEATTPSETTGDSKEDEGEVALLSQIILEKLKFLSEGKPTVSPVQMMSIQLQTLFVAWEGGCLEKSYLRRWLTDTSHELERLEQDAAPPGWLCQWDRSHKRYYYQNTATGVTQWIYPDTGIAGGAEEMEICSTPPPMEQEEMIATAEEEGLKSKPKKPQEGSDTSQDVTISRNPDVEAPPPPQISNPSPPPPPRIYGNDMKKDKRKRDKGSDALDSKKQRVGEEGTVITEVSQLENPAISSLSNPATSLSPQATTLANIANVANVTSVTNVEPLPPGVDLTEAPYELPATALKRIIYSAVQPQGTALYDATARDPAVPILSHPAAIVQEHYLQYPAYQHLHSPAALVLPHKHGVQPAIQIIPDYTPIYTNHKVIEKPPIKTAKESLVSALDSFYNDIARIENSRTEKVPQRQDIVTTESSLPVEEAKVDMELETLHVDAAMKEKKKKKARIGISKKHKEVSSMVAKWQKVQQNFENT; translated from the exons ATGAAGCGGCGTCAAAGAAGACCTGTCTTAGAACTTAATCAAACACAAGCTGGCTCTCACGGGGATCATGTGCAGA ATAAACGGAAACAAACAAATCTTGAATACCCTGGACAAAATGTACCTGGAAACCCATTGGCAAATTTACTTTGCCACTATAATTCAGATAGTGACACTGAGGATCCAAAGAAAGATGTTTGTAAGTTAGATGATCAAGTGAACAACTTCCTCAAG GAAATACAACTTATTGCTCCAAAACAACCCATTGCAAATGAATTCAATAATGCTGCCTTAACAACAAATTCCAATACACAGTTATCACATCACACTAATCAACAAGCATCAA TGTGGCGCGAGTGCTTAGATGAATCTTCCGGTTACCCATACTATTGGCACATAGAGACCAATGAGGTAACCTGGGAGATGCCAGAGGAATTACGGTACATGAAGAATAATGTTAAGACCAGCTCTGTGATGAAACCTCATTCAATGCAAGACTCTCATTGGGTTGACTTCTCGTCGGTTGCAT ACCAATCACACGAAAACATACCGGAAGGTATGATACCAAGAGAAGTAGTGGCTCGGAATCGTAACAGATATATTCGCAACGAGACAGCTAAAAAACAGGAACCGCCAACTGACCAAGATACCACGAACACGTCCGATACGATGGATAACGAGTCCGATGACGG aaaaatagaaatgataaCATCGTACGGGTCTGAAGAGAGTGACTCTGACTCAGCAGACGAAAATCACTCGAAATCAGAAGCGCCTCCAACATCCACAAGTGAATCTGTCAGTACAAACTCAACGACAAAGCCGAAAGATATATTTTCCTCGTCGACATCTACGAGACATCCGCAAATGCTGAAGGCATCTCAGAACTTGGACCAAGACACCGAAGAGCCTGTGGAGAATTCAAGAACAGAAGTGTTAGATTCAAAGTTAGTTGAAGAAAAGGATGCAAAGTACTCGAAGAACCAAGTGCAAGAACCTCAAGAGTGCATAGAGAGAGTTGCTACTGACAGTCGAACCGTTAGGGACTGTAAGACAGCGGTAGCTAACGATGGCAGTAGTAAAAGCAACCCTGGTTCTGATTTTGACTTCAGAGTGTCTTTGGTACCTGGCTATGACGAGGATTCTGACCCTGAAGAGGAACCTGAAGTCAGGCAGGAGAGAAAAGCTTTGTTCCCTATCCCTCAGACAGAGAACACTATGGAGGGTTCAAGTTTAAAGGTTCATCGAGTACCAGATAACGGTGACAGCAGCGTCGTGAACAGTGAGAAAAGAAATGTTCAGGAACTGGAGAACGAGGTTACTTCTGAGAAGACAGAGAGTGGTGAGGAGGTATCTTCAAAACCAGAGGACGATGGGCAAAAGGCAAATAAGTTCTTGGACAACTTGCACGGCAGGAGTAAGTTCTTCCAGAGAAAGAAGCGTATCGCGTTTGAAG TTCCGTCCACGAAAAAAAAACCAGTAGACAAGGATGAGACTGTCAAACCAGAAATCGATGCGCAACAAGAGGAAACGAACACGTCTGACAGCGTTGACCGTACCGATGAGGTACACGCTGATCCCCAAGAGGAGCAAACTACTGTGATAACAGAAGATAAACCGGAAGACGTCGCGGATCATATCACGGAGCCGAGCAAACTTGAAGAAGAGGCTACCACACCGTCCGAGACGACCGGTGATTCAAAAGAAGACGAAGGAGAAGTTGCACTGTTGTCGCAGATCATTCTCGAGAAACTGAAGTTTTTGTCCGAAGGGAAACCAACCGTGTCTCCTGTTCAGATGATGTCTATCCAGTTACAG ACATTGTTTGTCGCATGGGAAGGAGGTTGCTTAGAAAAGAGTTACTTGCGTAGGTGGTTGACTGACACCAGTCACGAACTGGAACGATTGGAACAAGACGCGGCACCGCCTGGATGGCTTTGTCAGTGGGATAG GTCGCATAAACGATATTATTACCAGAACACTGCCACCGGAGTAACCCAATGGATCTATCCGGATACTGGCATCGCTGGTGGCGCAGAGGAAATGGAAATTTGCTCGACGCCTCCACCAATGGAACAGGAAGAGATGATTGCCACAG CAGAAGAGGAAGGACTGAAGTCGAAACCAAAGAAACCGCAAGAAGGTAGCGATACGAGTCAAGATGTAACAATTTCAAGGAACCCTGACGTGGAAGCTCCTCCACCGCCACAGATTTCGAATCCAAGCCCACCTCCACCACCAAGAATATATGGAAATGATATGAAGAAGGACAAAAGAAAACGGGACAAAGGCAGTGATGCCTTGGACAGTAAAAAGCAACGAGTAGGAGAAG AAGGGACAGTAATCACAGAAGTCAGCCAACTAGAGAACCCTGCCATATCTTCTCTGTCTAATCCTGCAACGTCTCTGTCACCTCAAGCTACCACCCTCGCAAACATAGCCAATGTAGCTAATGTGACTAGTGTGACAAATGTGGAACCCTTACCACCTGGTGTGGATTTAACGGAAGCGCCTTATGAATTGCCAGCAACCGCTTTGAAAAGGATTATATACAGTGCTGTGCAGCCTCAAGGTACTGCACTGTATGATGCCACTGCAAGAGATCCAGCAGTTCCCATTCTGAGTCATCCAGCAGCCATTGTTCAAGAACATTATCTTCAGTATCCAGCATACCAACACTTACATTCT CCGGCAGCCTTAGTACTTCCGCATAAACATGGCGTGCAGCCAGCAATTCAAATTATACCGGATTACACGCCGATATACACGAACCACAAGGTGATCGAAAAGCCACCAATTAAAACAGCCAAAGAATCCTTGGTGTCTGCTCTGGATTCATTTTACAACGACATCGCTCGCATAGAGAACAGTAGGACCGAGAAAGTCCCGCAAAGGCAGGACATAGTAACAACAGAGTCATCTTTACCTGTGGAGGAGGCAAAAGTCGACATGGAACTGGAAACTTTGCATGTTGATGCGGCCatgaaggaaaagaagaagaagaag gcAAGGATTGGTATCAGCAAGAAACACAAGGAAGTGTCCAGTATGGTAGCTAAATGGCAAAAAGTACAACAAAACTTTGAGAATACTTAA